Proteins from a single region of Synechococcus sp. WH 8109:
- a CDS encoding DUF3120 domain-containing protein, giving the protein MIGGTWQTSAPARSWSFPVARIAAAMVVLPVFLQAPWVRLDPFSATLFTGVLVAAGLVMHQSRSQTTSDLGSLLVGFSGSWLAGCIFWGWLRAHPVLHLPVEAFAVPVALGGLQGRWRLAATFYLSSLVGTACTDLAMAATGVMQFWPAVVTASLDQAPLLLHQAGTHLLQPLPLVTLVISAFLVLLAGRRLSRNDSGFTGDAGSMAAAVLITTLWVDGLFLLSSLLQPGLSGLIE; this is encoded by the coding sequence TTGATCGGCGGCACCTGGCAAACATCAGCCCCCGCTCGGTCGTGGTCCTTTCCCGTGGCCCGCATCGCCGCAGCCATGGTGGTGCTGCCGGTCTTCCTGCAAGCCCCCTGGGTGAGGCTGGATCCGTTCTCAGCCACCTTGTTCACCGGAGTTCTGGTTGCAGCGGGACTGGTGATGCATCAGAGCCGCTCCCAAACAACATCCGACCTGGGTTCCCTGCTTGTGGGTTTCAGCGGCAGCTGGCTGGCAGGGTGCATTTTCTGGGGTTGGCTGCGGGCCCATCCCGTTCTGCATTTACCGGTGGAAGCCTTCGCCGTACCTGTGGCCTTGGGTGGCCTGCAGGGGCGCTGGCGCCTGGCGGCGACGTTTTATTTGTCGTCCCTGGTGGGCACAGCTTGCACTGACCTGGCCATGGCGGCCACCGGCGTGATGCAGTTCTGGCCCGCAGTGGTGACGGCCTCCCTCGATCAAGCGCCGCTACTGCTGCATCAAGCGGGGACGCATCTACTCCAGCCCTTGCCTCTGGTCACTCTGGTGATCTCAGCATTCCTCGTTCTGTTGGCTGGACGTCGCCTGAGCAGGAACGACAGCGGTTTCACCGGTGATGCGGGATCCATGGCCGCTGCCGTCTTGATCACCACCCTTTGGGTGGACGGCTTGTTCCTGCTTTCGTCCTTGCTGCAGCCCGGGCTCAGTGGCCTGATCGAGTGA
- a CDS encoding TolC family protein, whose amino-acid sequence MRRFSAGFCLVAGVVSSGVPSALSQDASRAESALIDQANLRDAIDVKGARPKSDPSVMAPAVNALPPSLENLVASPPLALPDAPSQVRTHQLRPITLEEAIQLAEFNSPKLKAAASQVDQAKSSLRAAIAAWYPTVDLSASGLPEYFQSYTNRNPDFGSDTYARIWTVNGALSVRWDLINPARVPQIAAARDRYERAGDSYLIALRDLRLQAQTAYFALQKADEGVRIGQDSVKASLVSYRDARARFNAGVNTKLDVLEAETQLARDRNLLTSNLRLRDEQRHLLARVLDLPQDVTPTAATPSRPMGLWDSSLQESIVAAYKYREELDQLILDISINNSQANASLAAVQPVLSFVNSTTAYRSEGQSAKASLSEIDMGDFTNGFQNSTALTASWRLFDGGRARAEYQRSKQVAQQIRFDFANLRNQIRFEVEQSFFGLRAAIQGIDTTAAEVLASRESLRLSQLRVQAGVGVQREVVNTQRDLTQAELKYASAVSDYNTNLAQLQRRTGLDALLACNAVSLSATKPELDQPSIPIEPTPLKTACPPVATAGSSVNQIDPSPLQPLW is encoded by the coding sequence GTGCGCCGGTTTTCCGCGGGTTTTTGTCTCGTAGCGGGCGTTGTCTCTTCCGGTGTCCCATCTGCGCTCAGTCAAGACGCTTCACGAGCTGAGTCGGCATTGATTGACCAGGCAAATCTCCGGGATGCGATCGATGTCAAGGGTGCTCGTCCCAAGTCTGATCCTTCTGTGATGGCTCCAGCAGTGAATGCTTTGCCGCCGTCCCTTGAAAATCTGGTTGCTTCTCCACCCTTGGCTCTCCCCGATGCGCCATCCCAGGTGCGCACCCATCAGCTGCGCCCCATAACTCTGGAGGAAGCAATTCAGCTGGCCGAATTCAACAGCCCCAAGCTCAAAGCTGCTGCCAGTCAGGTTGATCAGGCCAAGTCTTCGTTACGTGCAGCCATTGCGGCCTGGTACCCCACCGTCGACCTTTCGGCCAGTGGTCTCCCCGAGTATTTCCAGTCCTACACCAACCGAAATCCAGATTTTGGATCTGACACATATGCCCGTATTTGGACAGTCAATGGTGCCTTAAGTGTGAGGTGGGATTTGATTAATCCCGCAAGAGTTCCGCAAATTGCTGCGGCTCGGGATCGTTATGAGCGAGCCGGTGACTCCTACTTGATTGCTCTTAGGGACCTCCGTTTGCAGGCGCAGACGGCCTACTTCGCTCTCCAGAAAGCCGATGAGGGGGTGCGCATTGGCCAAGACTCTGTCAAAGCATCGTTGGTCAGCTACCGCGATGCGCGGGCGCGCTTCAACGCAGGCGTGAACACCAAGTTGGACGTCCTGGAAGCGGAGACCCAACTCGCTCGTGACCGCAACCTTTTGACATCCAATCTTCGTCTTCGGGACGAGCAGCGACACCTCCTAGCCAGGGTGCTTGACCTTCCTCAAGACGTCACTCCGACCGCCGCGACGCCCTCGCGACCCATGGGCCTCTGGGATTCCTCCCTGCAGGAAAGCATCGTTGCTGCCTATAAGTACCGAGAAGAACTTGATCAACTGATTCTCGATATCTCCATTAACAACAGCCAAGCGAATGCATCTTTGGCTGCTGTTCAGCCTGTTCTTAGCTTTGTGAACTCCACCACGGCGTACCGATCGGAAGGTCAATCCGCCAAGGCATCGTTGAGCGAGATCGACATGGGCGATTTCACCAATGGGTTTCAGAACAGCACGGCTCTGACGGCAAGTTGGCGCTTGTTTGACGGTGGTCGAGCTCGTGCTGAATACCAGCGTTCCAAGCAGGTTGCTCAGCAGATCCGCTTCGATTTCGCCAATCTGCGTAACCAGATCCGTTTTGAGGTGGAGCAAAGCTTTTTCGGCTTGCGAGCAGCTATTCAGGGCATCGACACCACAGCTGCTGAGGTCCTTGCATCACGCGAATCCCTGCGTTTATCTCAGCTGCGGGTTCAGGCCGGCGTTGGCGTGCAGAGGGAAGTGGTTAACACCCAGCGTGATCTCACCCAGGCTGAGCTGAAATATGCCAGCGCCGTCAGTGACTACAACACCAATTTGGCGCAGCTACAACGCCGCACAGGTCTTGATGCCTTGCTGGCCTGCAATGCGGTTTCGTTATCGGCCACAAAGCCGGAACTTGATCAACCATCGATACCGATTGAGCCCACGCCGCTTAAGACTGCGTGCCCACCGGTGGCCACTGCAGGTTCGTCGGTGAATCAAATTGATCCCAGCCCTCTTCAGCCTCTGTGGTGA
- a CDS encoding TIGR03279 family radical SAM protein encodes MWNEPSAGVAVAALDPSGSGRQPQPAVVASVEPGSIGEELGFEPGDQLLSINGIRPRDLIDYRYLCVEEELCLEVRDANGAMHLVELEKDADDGLGLAFTEALFDGLRQCNNNCPFCFIDQQPPGRRDSLYLKDDDYRLSFLYGSYLTLTNLGEADWQRIEEQRLSPLFVSVHATDPELRSRLLVNPRAAQVMDQLAWFDQRDLQINAQVVVCPGLNDGPVLERTLNDLASFAAGPWPAVLSAAVVPVGLTRFRPADDGLVPVDPDCARRVIAQVAPMQQHFREVLGTRFAWLSDEWYLVAGLPLPPRDNYEDLPQQENGVGSIRAFLEELDAATEDLPSAVPHPRRCSWVVGQIVAQALQPVAERLNAVDGVEFHLIGLPSPYWGQDQVVTGLLTGQDLLTGLQGQELGDELLLPSVMLRQGEPVFLDDMTLEALAAQLPVPIQIVHGAADVVDSVLGAVEENP; translated from the coding sequence GTGTGGAATGAGCCATCCGCCGGGGTTGCTGTTGCAGCTCTGGATCCAAGTGGCAGTGGTCGTCAACCGCAGCCCGCGGTGGTGGCGTCCGTGGAGCCCGGCTCGATCGGGGAGGAGCTGGGTTTTGAGCCGGGTGATCAGTTGCTCAGCATCAATGGCATTCGCCCTCGCGATCTGATCGATTACCGCTACCTCTGCGTGGAGGAGGAGCTTTGCCTTGAGGTGCGTGATGCAAATGGTGCGATGCATCTGGTGGAGTTGGAGAAGGATGCCGATGACGGCCTTGGGCTGGCTTTCACTGAGGCTCTGTTCGATGGCTTGCGCCAGTGCAACAACAACTGTCCGTTCTGTTTCATCGATCAGCAGCCTCCGGGGCGGCGCGACAGTCTCTATCTCAAAGACGACGATTACCGGCTGAGTTTTCTCTATGGCTCCTATCTGACGCTCACCAACCTGGGCGAGGCCGACTGGCAGCGAATTGAAGAGCAGCGTTTATCGCCGTTATTTGTGTCGGTGCATGCCACGGATCCCGAGCTGCGTTCACGACTGCTGGTGAATCCGCGTGCTGCCCAGGTGATGGACCAGCTCGCCTGGTTTGATCAGCGCGATCTGCAAATCAATGCCCAGGTTGTGGTTTGTCCGGGACTGAATGACGGTCCTGTCTTGGAGAGAACGCTGAACGACCTCGCCTCCTTCGCGGCTGGCCCCTGGCCGGCGGTGCTGTCTGCGGCGGTGGTGCCGGTTGGGCTCACCCGCTTCAGGCCGGCTGACGATGGCTTGGTTCCTGTGGATCCTGACTGCGCGCGCAGGGTGATTGCTCAGGTGGCACCGATGCAGCAGCACTTTCGGGAGGTTTTGGGCACCCGTTTCGCCTGGCTCTCCGATGAGTGGTACCTGGTGGCGGGATTGCCCTTGCCGCCCCGGGACAACTACGAGGATCTTCCGCAGCAGGAAAACGGCGTAGGCAGCATCCGTGCCTTCCTAGAGGAGTTGGATGCCGCAACTGAGGATTTGCCCAGCGCGGTCCCTCATCCCCGTCGTTGCAGCTGGGTGGTCGGTCAGATCGTGGCTCAGGCGTTGCAGCCTGTGGCTGAACGGCTGAATGCTGTTGATGGCGTCGAGTTTCACCTGATCGGGTTGCCGAGTCCTTATTGGGGGCAGGATCAAGTGGTGACCGGATTGCTGACTGGACAGGATCTGCTGACTGGCTTACAGGGCCAAGAGTTGGGCGATGAGCTGCTGCTGCCATCGGTGATGTTGCGGCAAGGGGAGCCCGTCTTTCTCGATGACATGACCCTGGAAGCCCTGGCCGCGCAATTACCGGTTCCCATTCAGATCGTGCATGGGGCGGCTGACGTCGTGGACTCAGTTTTGGGTGCCGTAGAGGAAAATCCCTAA
- the rimO gene encoding 30S ribosomal protein S12 methylthiotransferase RimO has product MTSTPTKPTVAFAHLGCEKNRVDTEHMVGLLAEAGYGVSTDERDAAVVVVNTCSFIQDAREESVRTLVGLAEQGKELIIAGCLAQHFQEELLESIPEAKAIVGTGDYQHIVDVLQRVEAGERVNQVSAVPTFVGDEHLPRQRTTDQAVAFLKVAEGCDYRCAFCIIPKLRGDQRSRPIESIVAEAHQLAEQGVQELILISQITTNYGLDLYGKPKLAELLRALGDVEIPWIRVHYAYPTGLTPDVLAAYREVPNVVPYLDLPLQHSHPEVLRAMNRPWQADVNDRLLDQIRDQLPDAVLRTTLIVGFPGETEEHFQHLMGFLERQRFDHVGVFTFSPEDGTAAAELPDRVDPEVAQARKDALMALQQPISEERNSRWVGRTVDVLIEQHNPQTGEMIGRCARFAPEVDGEVRVQPGADDQQAAPGSLVPVEITGADIYDLSGRIVGARAMVAAAKRQG; this is encoded by the coding sequence ATGACCAGCACCCCGACGAAACCGACGGTCGCCTTTGCCCACCTGGGCTGCGAGAAGAATCGGGTGGACACCGAACACATGGTGGGGCTGCTGGCAGAAGCGGGTTATGGCGTCAGCACCGATGAACGGGATGCCGCCGTGGTGGTGGTGAACACCTGCAGCTTCATCCAGGACGCCCGCGAAGAATCGGTGCGCACCCTGGTGGGACTGGCGGAACAGGGCAAGGAATTGATCATCGCGGGATGCCTGGCCCAACATTTCCAGGAGGAGTTGCTGGAGTCGATCCCCGAGGCCAAAGCCATCGTGGGGACCGGCGACTACCAGCACATAGTGGATGTGTTGCAGCGGGTGGAAGCGGGGGAGCGGGTCAACCAGGTCAGCGCCGTTCCCACCTTTGTGGGTGACGAACACCTGCCACGCCAACGCACCACCGACCAGGCGGTGGCCTTCCTCAAGGTGGCCGAAGGCTGCGACTACCGCTGCGCCTTCTGCATCATTCCGAAACTGCGAGGGGATCAGCGCAGTCGACCGATCGAATCAATCGTGGCCGAGGCCCACCAACTGGCGGAACAGGGGGTGCAGGAGCTGATCCTGATCAGCCAAATCACCACCAACTACGGCCTTGACCTCTACGGCAAACCCAAGCTGGCAGAACTGCTGCGAGCCCTCGGCGACGTAGAGATCCCCTGGATCCGGGTGCACTACGCCTATCCCACCGGGCTGACCCCAGACGTGCTGGCGGCCTACCGGGAGGTGCCCAATGTGGTGCCTTATCTGGATCTGCCGTTGCAGCACAGCCATCCGGAGGTGCTGCGGGCGATGAACCGCCCCTGGCAGGCGGATGTGAACGACCGCCTGCTGGATCAGATCCGCGACCAACTCCCCGATGCAGTGCTGCGCACCACGTTGATCGTGGGGTTCCCTGGCGAAACAGAGGAGCACTTCCAGCACCTGATGGGCTTCCTCGAGCGCCAACGCTTCGATCATGTTGGGGTATTCACCTTCTCTCCGGAGGACGGCACAGCAGCGGCGGAACTGCCCGATCGCGTCGATCCCGAGGTGGCCCAAGCCCGCAAGGATGCCCTAATGGCCCTGCAACAACCCATTTCGGAGGAACGCAACAGCCGCTGGGTGGGGCGCACTGTTGACGTGCTGATCGAACAACACAACCCGCAAACCGGCGAGATGATCGGGCGATGCGCCCGCTTTGCGCCCGAAGTGGATGGTGAAGTGCGGGTGCAACCCGGCGCCGATGATCAACAGGCCGCGCCGGGCAGCCTGGTGCCGGTGGAGATCACCGGGGCTGACATCTACGACCTCAGCGGGAGGATTGTTGGTGCCCGCGCCATGGTGGCCGCAGCGAAACGCCAGGGTTGA
- the nadB gene encoding L-aspartate oxidase, whose product MAQPRSSDPIPSGPWDVVVIGAGAAGLMTCLDLPPEFKVLLLNRNTGQRSSSRWAQGGIAAVTRKEDSADSHAKDTVLAGAGLCDGDAVRLLVQEAPHCVERLEQLGMAFDRDQDGLATTLEAAHSHRRVLHVQDRTGRALVDVLRDRVEQRPGLLHRRGVRVTQLLVRDGRCCGVQVLDGPHLHGIEARAVVLASGGGGHLYANTTNPAQACGEGIALAWQAGAAVEDLEFVQFHPTAIRLDDAPCFLISEAVRGEGGVLVDALGGSPVAHLPQRDLSPRDQVSRALMQAMQRQQVKQMWLDFAAIPREQAERRFPTILDRCDELGLNPLERPIPVAPAAHYWMGGVATDLQAATTLPGLYAVGEVACTGLHGANRLASNSLMECLVFAHRLKEIELGPAPAALASDTTQPLALDLDGCSSSHLINAIEQLRQLCWRRAGVERSAAGLRQAIGKVKADEQHLEQQALLQALLRQDPCAPRRLAESSRRDLNLLLDLHHRLLTSRLMLEACLFRGESRGGHYRSDAPAPLPQWRQHSRQQRQRGIVTRAVRD is encoded by the coding sequence ATGGCCCAGCCCCGCAGCTCTGATCCCATTCCCTCAGGTCCCTGGGACGTGGTGGTGATCGGTGCCGGGGCTGCTGGCTTGATGACCTGCCTTGATCTGCCGCCGGAGTTCAAGGTGTTGCTGCTCAACCGCAACACGGGCCAGCGTTCTTCCAGCCGCTGGGCCCAGGGGGGCATTGCCGCGGTGACCCGCAAGGAGGACAGCGCCGACAGCCATGCGAAGGACACCGTTCTAGCTGGAGCCGGCCTTTGCGATGGCGATGCGGTGCGGCTGTTGGTGCAAGAGGCACCCCATTGCGTGGAGCGCTTAGAGCAGCTGGGCATGGCCTTCGACCGGGATCAGGACGGTCTGGCCACCACCCTGGAAGCAGCCCACAGCCACAGACGAGTGCTGCATGTGCAAGACCGCACAGGGAGAGCCCTGGTGGATGTGCTGCGGGATCGTGTTGAGCAACGACCGGGGTTACTGCACCGCCGCGGCGTTCGCGTGACGCAGCTGCTGGTGCGCGATGGGCGCTGTTGCGGCGTACAGGTGCTGGATGGGCCGCATCTTCACGGGATCGAAGCCCGCGCCGTGGTGTTGGCCAGCGGCGGTGGTGGTCATCTGTACGCCAACACCACCAACCCAGCCCAGGCCTGTGGCGAAGGCATCGCCCTCGCCTGGCAGGCGGGCGCAGCCGTGGAAGATCTGGAATTCGTTCAGTTTCATCCAACGGCCATCCGCCTGGATGACGCCCCCTGCTTTCTGATCTCCGAAGCCGTTCGCGGAGAGGGCGGCGTGCTGGTGGATGCCCTCGGGGGCAGCCCTGTGGCCCACCTGCCCCAACGCGACCTCTCACCGCGGGACCAGGTGAGCCGAGCCTTGATGCAGGCCATGCAGCGGCAGCAGGTGAAACAGATGTGGCTCGACTTTGCCGCCATCCCGCGAGAGCAAGCGGAGCGACGCTTCCCAACGATCCTGGACCGCTGCGACGAACTCGGACTGAATCCATTGGAACGACCAATCCCCGTGGCCCCAGCCGCCCACTACTGGATGGGAGGGGTGGCCACAGACCTACAGGCCGCCACCACACTGCCGGGGCTCTATGCCGTGGGAGAAGTGGCCTGCACAGGCCTGCACGGCGCCAACCGACTGGCCAGCAACTCCCTGATGGAGTGCCTGGTGTTCGCCCATCGCCTCAAAGAGATCGAGCTCGGCCCTGCCCCAGCGGCCCTCGCCAGCGACACAACGCAACCGCTTGCCTTGGACCTCGACGGCTGCAGCAGTTCGCACTTGATCAACGCCATCGAGCAACTGCGGCAGCTCTGCTGGCGACGGGCGGGGGTGGAACGATCCGCCGCCGGACTGCGCCAGGCCATCGGCAAGGTGAAAGCCGACGAACAACATCTGGAGCAGCAGGCACTGCTCCAGGCACTGCTACGGCAAGACCCCTGTGCCCCCAGACGGTTGGCCGAAAGCAGCCGACGCGATCTGAACCTGTTGCTGGATCTCCACCACAGGTTGCTAACCAGCCGTCTGATGCTGGAGGCCTGCCTGTTTCGCGGAGAAAGCCGGGGAGGCCATTACCGCAGCGATGCTCCTGCGCCGCTACCGCAATGGAGGCAGCATTCCCGGCAACAACGGCAACGGGGCATCGTCACCCGTGCCGTCCGGGACTGA
- a CDS encoding vitamin K epoxide reductase family protein yields the protein MGTTRLVSRRRQDSGAKWARIAMAVLATAGLIDTGSITLKRWGLLGNLTCPMGADGCDKVLNSAWGTVFAGIPLSLVGVLAYGAVLLMALLPLLPGLQENKGDLSRRTWWGLFTVSLGMAVFSGVLLGVMLLKIQAFCFFCVLSAALSLVLFVLSIVGGGWDDLGQLLFRGVLLALAVLLGGLIWASVVDPNRPDAVASGSGVAPVVTTESTSASIALAEHLASSGALMYSAYWCPHCHEQKELFGKQASDQLNVVECAPDGENNQADLCRSKGLEGFPSWEINGSIDSGVKGLDTLAELSGYKGDTDF from the coding sequence ATGGGCACCACCCGTCTCGTCAGCCGTCGCCGTCAGGATTCCGGCGCTAAATGGGCCCGCATCGCCATGGCGGTGCTGGCCACCGCTGGGCTGATCGACACCGGTTCGATCACGTTGAAGCGATGGGGTCTGCTCGGTAACCTCACCTGTCCGATGGGAGCCGACGGTTGCGACAAGGTGCTTAACAGCGCCTGGGGCACAGTGTTCGCCGGGATTCCGCTCTCCTTGGTAGGGGTGCTGGCCTATGGCGCTGTGCTGCTGATGGCGCTGCTGCCACTGTTGCCAGGGCTGCAAGAGAACAAGGGTGACCTGTCCCGCCGCACCTGGTGGGGGCTGTTCACTGTGTCCCTCGGTATGGCCGTCTTCAGCGGTGTGCTGTTGGGGGTGATGCTGCTCAAGATCCAGGCTTTCTGTTTTTTCTGCGTTCTTTCGGCTGCGCTGTCCCTCGTCCTGTTTGTGCTGTCCATCGTTGGTGGTGGTTGGGACGACTTGGGTCAGCTGCTGTTCCGCGGCGTGCTTCTGGCCCTGGCGGTGCTGCTGGGGGGGTTGATCTGGGCGTCGGTGGTGGATCCAAACCGGCCCGACGCTGTGGCCAGCGGATCCGGCGTTGCACCCGTTGTCACCACCGAGAGCACGTCCGCTTCGATCGCTTTGGCTGAGCACCTCGCCAGCAGCGGCGCCCTGATGTATTCCGCCTACTGGTGCCCCCACTGTCACGAACAGAAGGAGCTGTTCGGCAAGCAGGCCTCGGATCAGCTGAACGTCGTGGAGTGTGCGCCGGACGGTGAGAACAACCAGGCCGATCTCTGCCGAAGTAAGGGATTGGAGGGTTTCCCCAGCTGGGAGATCAACGGCAGCATCGATTCCGGGGTGAAGGGGCTCGACACCCTTGCGGAACTCAGTGGCTACAAGGGCGACACCGACTTCTGA
- a CDS encoding undecaprenyl-diphosphate phosphatase, which yields MADTSASLTLLEACWRDLVLGVVQGLTEFLPISSTAHLKVVPELLGWGDPGVSVTAAIQLGSIVAVIAYFRTDLSQVLRGISRAFRNGQWREPETRLGFAMVVGTLPILLIGLGIKFAWAQGYEQSTLRSVPSIAIVSIVMALLLALAERVGARRKQLQGVSGRDGLLVGLAQALALIPGVSRSGSTLTAALFGCWQRADAARFSFLLGIPAISIAGLVELKDALAASPGNGPLPLLVGIGSAAVVSWLAIDWLLKFLQRNSTWVFVAYRLLFGLLLLVWWGVHGAN from the coding sequence ATGGCGGACACCTCTGCATCCCTCACCCTGCTTGAGGCCTGCTGGCGTGATCTGGTGTTGGGGGTGGTTCAAGGACTCACTGAATTTCTGCCAATCAGCAGCACCGCCCATCTGAAGGTGGTTCCTGAGCTCCTGGGTTGGGGCGATCCGGGTGTCTCCGTGACCGCCGCTATTCAGCTGGGCAGCATCGTTGCCGTTATCGCCTATTTCCGCACCGACTTAAGCCAGGTGCTGCGGGGCATCAGCCGCGCCTTTCGCAATGGCCAGTGGCGCGAACCCGAGACGCGCCTCGGGTTCGCCATGGTTGTGGGGACCTTGCCGATCTTGCTGATCGGATTAGGGATCAAATTCGCCTGGGCCCAGGGCTACGAACAGTCAACCCTGCGCAGTGTTCCCTCGATTGCCATTGTCTCGATTGTGATGGCTTTGTTGCTGGCCTTGGCTGAACGAGTCGGCGCAAGGCGCAAGCAGCTTCAAGGGGTTTCAGGCCGCGATGGCCTGCTGGTGGGGCTGGCCCAGGCCCTCGCATTGATCCCGGGGGTCTCGCGTTCCGGCAGCACCCTTACGGCGGCCCTGTTCGGCTGTTGGCAGCGTGCTGATGCAGCCCGCTTTTCCTTTCTTTTAGGCATTCCCGCCATCTCCATCGCGGGTCTGGTGGAGCTCAAGGATGCTTTAGCCGCAAGCCCTGGCAACGGTCCCCTGCCGTTGCTGGTCGGAATTGGTTCGGCTGCAGTGGTGTCGTGGCTCGCGATCGATTGGTTGCTGAAGTTCCTGCAGCGCAACAGCACCTGGGTCTTCGTCGCTTACCGGCTGCTGTTCGGGCTCCTGTTGCTGGTCTGGTGGGGCGTTCACGGCGCAAACTGA
- the psbU gene encoding photosystem II complex extrinsic protein PsbU, which translates to MKRLLSWLTGVLVMASLMAGLVLPSSVYADDDLRNKYSGNEIRNIADDKIAARDGKVDLNNSSVRRFQQFPGMYPTMAGKIVLGGPYDSVDDVLSLDLTERQQELFAKYRDNFTVTPPSIALNEGDDRINDGQYR; encoded by the coding sequence ATGAAGCGGCTTCTGAGCTGGCTGACCGGCGTACTAGTGATGGCGAGCCTGATGGCAGGCCTCGTGCTTCCGAGCAGCGTCTACGCCGACGACGACCTTCGCAACAAGTATTCCGGCAATGAGATCCGCAACATTGCGGACGACAAAATTGCCGCACGCGACGGCAAGGTGGATTTGAACAATTCCTCCGTGCGACGTTTCCAGCAGTTCCCCGGGATGTACCCGACCATGGCCGGCAAGATCGTGCTGGGTGGCCCTTACGACAGCGTTGACGATGTGCTGTCTCTTGATCTGACCGAGCGTCAGCAGGAGCTGTTCGCGAAGTACCGCGACAACTTCACCGTCACTCCTCCCTCCATTGCTCTAAACGAGGGAGACGACCGAATCAACGACGGCCAATACCGCTGA